Proteins co-encoded in one Bremerella sp. TYQ1 genomic window:
- a CDS encoding XylR family transcriptional regulator: MNDDKSLLVDELPHVAILVDTSTEWGRRLIRGVTSYVDKQGPWRLWIEPRGQDEPFHLPAGFAGDGVIARISTPSLAEELSQAGMPVINISGIELSGNQFPCVTTDYEATAKLAAEHFLDRGFREFAYVGPLKRPYVRDHAARFRQAVEASCQGAPCRMFNYVPASMTRSSWGGRMQMLGEWLADLPKPIGIFTWATSAGAQVLDVCRQRDIIVPDEVAVLAGDDDELLCTATTPPMSGVLVSSEQIGHRAAERLDTLMRGGVDEAGTEQIGPIQINTRHSTEALAIDDPELSRVVRYIRSHAYETGLTVAEVSEATLVTRRVLERKFQEVFGRTPLTEIRRLRMARVRDLLVMTDLPMSKIAAMSGFGTPEYMTNVFRGEYGIAPLKYRSRTRAR, encoded by the coding sequence ATGAATGACGATAAGTCGTTATTGGTAGATGAGTTACCTCACGTAGCGATCTTGGTTGACACCTCTACCGAGTGGGGGCGACGATTGATCCGTGGTGTCACTTCGTACGTCGATAAGCAGGGGCCCTGGCGACTATGGATTGAGCCCCGGGGGCAAGACGAGCCCTTTCACCTTCCGGCCGGGTTTGCTGGAGATGGCGTTATCGCGCGGATTTCGACCCCTTCGCTCGCCGAAGAGCTCTCCCAGGCAGGCATGCCGGTCATCAATATTTCCGGGATTGAGTTATCGGGGAACCAGTTTCCTTGCGTCACGACCGACTATGAGGCAACCGCTAAGCTGGCGGCCGAACACTTTCTTGATCGTGGATTTCGAGAATTCGCGTACGTTGGTCCTCTTAAACGCCCCTACGTCCGGGATCATGCGGCAAGGTTTCGACAGGCTGTGGAAGCAAGTTGCCAAGGAGCTCCATGCCGCATGTTCAACTATGTGCCTGCGTCAATGACTCGAAGCAGTTGGGGTGGTCGCATGCAGATGCTGGGCGAATGGCTGGCTGACTTGCCGAAACCGATTGGCATTTTTACTTGGGCTACAAGTGCCGGAGCACAAGTCTTGGACGTTTGCCGTCAACGAGACATCATTGTCCCAGATGAGGTTGCTGTCTTGGCGGGGGATGACGACGAGCTACTGTGCACGGCCACAACGCCTCCGATGTCTGGCGTTTTGGTTTCTTCCGAGCAGATCGGTCATCGTGCGGCTGAGAGATTAGATACGTTAATGCGAGGTGGTGTTGATGAGGCAGGCACCGAGCAAATCGGCCCGATTCAAATCAACACGCGTCATTCGACCGAAGCGTTGGCAATCGACGATCCTGAGCTTTCACGTGTTGTTCGCTACATCCGAAGTCACGCGTATGAAACGGGGCTAACGGTAGCTGAGGTGTCGGAAGCGACACTCGTAACGCGGCGAGTCCTGGAACGTAAATTTCAGGAGGTGTTCGGTCGAACTCCATTGACAGAAATTCGACGGCTCCGAATGGCAAGAGTTCGTGACTTGCTGGTGATGACCGATCTTCCGATGTCTAAGATTGCCGCGATGTCAGGCTTCGGAACCCCAGAGTACATGACGAACGTCTTTCGCGGCGAATACGGAATCGCACCGCTCAAGTACCGCTCTCGTACACGAGCAAGATAG
- a CDS encoding DUF1501 domain-containing protein: MSDFHPMQLNRRTFLSQAGVGLGSAALSSLLARDGLAAKTGESSGIPGQPGLPNLPQRVKRVIFLCMSGGPSHLETFDHKPKLSEMNGKAFPTSYTEGQPIAQLQGKELKCLGTISKFRKYGSNGQEISDYLPWHAKMADDICIVRSMVTEQINHDPAHTFMNTGTVISGRPSMGAWVNYGIGSETDELPGFVVLSSVGGRNPQPIASRQWASGFLPSKYQGVEFSSTGDPVNYVRNPNGVNASQQRRLVDAIGDLNRHRQAAHSDPEIASRIAAYEMAFRMQMSVPELTDMSDEPQSILDMYGATPGDGSYASNCLLARRLAERGVRFIHLYHRGWDHHGGLNKYMDVCSGLTDKPTYALLTDLKQRGMLEDTLIIWGGEFGRTPMSQTGKGDVGRDHHIKGFSMWMAGGPIKGGTTYGATDDLGYHAVQDVVHVRDLHATMLHLLGIDHEHFSVKFQGLDMRLTGVEPAKVVKGVIA, translated from the coding sequence ATGTCTGATTTTCATCCTATGCAATTAAATCGACGTACGTTCCTGTCTCAAGCAGGTGTTGGCCTGGGTTCCGCTGCGTTAAGTTCACTTCTCGCACGCGATGGACTTGCCGCCAAAACGGGCGAATCGAGCGGAATCCCCGGTCAGCCAGGGCTTCCGAATCTGCCGCAGAGAGTCAAGCGAGTCATCTTCCTCTGCATGTCAGGCGGTCCGTCCCATCTGGAAACCTTCGACCATAAACCGAAGCTATCCGAGATGAACGGCAAGGCATTTCCTACTTCGTATACCGAAGGTCAGCCGATCGCTCAGCTCCAAGGGAAAGAACTGAAATGCCTCGGGACAATATCCAAGTTTCGCAAGTACGGAAGTAACGGACAGGAAATCAGCGATTACCTTCCTTGGCATGCCAAGATGGCCGATGATATCTGCATCGTCCGCTCGATGGTAACCGAACAAATCAACCATGATCCCGCTCACACATTTATGAATACGGGGACGGTCATCAGTGGTCGTCCTTCGATGGGTGCTTGGGTCAATTACGGAATTGGCTCCGAGACCGACGAACTTCCTGGGTTCGTCGTGCTCAGCAGCGTTGGCGGAAGAAATCCTCAACCAATCGCTTCGCGCCAATGGGCAAGCGGATTCCTGCCGAGCAAGTACCAAGGCGTTGAATTTAGTTCGACCGGCGATCCGGTGAACTATGTTCGAAATCCCAACGGTGTAAATGCTTCGCAGCAACGGCGACTTGTTGATGCAATCGGCGATCTGAATCGTCACCGCCAAGCCGCGCATAGCGACCCCGAAATTGCGAGCCGGATTGCGGCCTATGAAATGGCTTTCCGGATGCAAATGTCGGTCCCTGAACTAACCGACATGTCCGACGAACCGCAGAGCATCCTCGACATGTACGGTGCTACTCCCGGTGATGGTTCGTACGCCTCAAATTGCTTGCTCGCTCGTCGTCTTGCTGAACGGGGCGTCCGGTTTATTCATCTCTACCACCGAGGTTGGGACCATCATGGTGGGCTGAATAAGTATATGGATGTCTGTAGTGGCCTCACCGACAAGCCAACGTATGCGTTGTTGACTGATCTTAAGCAGCGGGGAATGCTGGAAGACACGCTGATCATTTGGGGTGGCGAATTTGGCCGTACACCGATGTCGCAAACCGGCAAAGGTGATGTTGGTCGCGATCATCACATCAAAGGGTTCAGTATGTGGATGGCAGGGGGCCCGATCAAAGGCGGTACGACCTACGGGGCGACAGACGACTTAGGGTATCACGCAGTTCAAGATGTCGTTCATGTTCGCGATCTCCACGCCACGATGCTGCACTTGCTGGGAATCGATCACGAACATTTCAGTGTCAAGTTCCAGGGTCTCGACATGCGGCTAACAGGCGTCGAGCCAGCGAAAGTCGTGAAGGGCGTCATCGCCTAA
- a CDS encoding PSD1 and planctomycete cytochrome C domain-containing protein has product MIRMFPRLIVLLVALLCAFVEGTAVAEKPIDYNRDVRPILSENCFYCHGPDPDHRKADLRFDEEEAAKDYAIVPGDPESSEFFARIIADHDEVMPPADSGKKLSAENIATLKRWIEEGAQYDKHWAYVPPRSHPLPEVKNSSWPTSDIDQFLLAKMESEGYKPSPAADKVTLIRRVTFDLTGLPPTPEEVQAFVEDDSPNAFEKVVDRLLASDRYGERMAMYWLDLVRFADTVGYHGDQDHNISPYRDYVLDAFNDNLPFDQFTREQLAGDLLPNSTIDQKIASGYNRLLQTTHEGGLQEKEYLAIYAADRVRNVSQVWMGATVGCAQCHTHKYDPYTITDFYSLASFFADVDEAKHFKVGTNSLPTKRPPEIKVLSKRERDQLAQLESELSKAKETDEQETKRLQKQIEALNKSARLTMVTESVEPRVMRVLPRGNWLDDSGEIVTPSIPTFMGSVNASDDRATRLDLANWLVDPEQGSGGLTARVFVNRLWYLLYGVGLSSSLGDFGGQGEPPVHPELLDHLAIDFYSHGWDIKRIVKQMVMTSAYQQSSDTSPTIRQADPYNRFYTHQTRHRLPAEMIRDNALAVSGLLNLEYGGPSVKPYQPDGYYRHLNFPQRKYHQHSDDRQWRRGVYVHWQRQFLHPSLKAFDAPTREECTVERARSNTPLAALVLLNDPTYIEAARQFATRILSQDSKTDDACLDAAFELALSRTPDSDEREILLQILNDNRETYRDDTEAAAKLLEIGLKPTDNSLEVAELAAWTQVARVIFNLDEFITRN; this is encoded by the coding sequence ATGATCCGCATGTTCCCACGTTTGATTGTTCTGCTGGTTGCCCTCCTGTGTGCTTTCGTCGAAGGTACCGCAGTGGCGGAAAAGCCGATCGACTACAATCGAGACGTTCGCCCGATACTTTCGGAAAACTGCTTCTATTGCCACGGTCCTGATCCAGACCACCGGAAAGCAGATCTACGTTTTGATGAAGAAGAGGCTGCCAAAGACTACGCGATCGTTCCTGGAGATCCAGAATCGAGCGAGTTCTTTGCTCGAATCATTGCTGATCATGACGAAGTGATGCCTCCGGCTGATTCCGGCAAAAAGCTTTCTGCCGAGAACATCGCGACATTGAAACGATGGATCGAAGAGGGAGCTCAATACGACAAGCACTGGGCGTATGTTCCTCCTCGTTCCCATCCCTTACCGGAAGTAAAAAACAGCAGCTGGCCCACCAGCGACATCGACCAGTTTCTGTTGGCCAAGATGGAATCCGAAGGTTACAAACCTTCTCCAGCGGCAGACAAAGTTACGCTTATTCGACGTGTCACATTCGACCTTACGGGACTTCCACCGACACCTGAGGAAGTTCAGGCATTTGTCGAAGATGATTCGCCGAACGCATTTGAGAAAGTCGTAGATCGTCTGCTTGCCTCGGATCGTTACGGCGAACGGATGGCCATGTATTGGCTCGACTTGGTTCGCTTCGCCGACACCGTTGGGTATCACGGCGATCAGGACCACAACATCTCGCCATACCGAGATTACGTACTGGATGCGTTCAACGACAATCTGCCGTTCGATCAATTTACCCGCGAACAACTGGCTGGTGATCTTCTGCCGAATAGTACGATCGATCAAAAGATCGCCTCAGGCTACAACCGCTTGCTGCAAACGACCCACGAAGGGGGACTCCAGGAAAAAGAATACCTGGCCATCTATGCAGCCGATCGCGTTCGGAACGTATCGCAGGTCTGGATGGGTGCCACCGTTGGTTGTGCCCAGTGCCATACTCATAAGTATGACCCCTACACGATCACAGATTTTTACTCGCTGGCCTCCTTCTTCGCCGACGTCGATGAAGCGAAGCATTTTAAAGTTGGAACGAATTCACTTCCTACGAAGCGTCCCCCAGAAATCAAAGTGCTCTCGAAGCGTGAGCGCGATCAACTCGCCCAACTCGAATCGGAACTTTCTAAAGCGAAGGAAACGGACGAGCAAGAAACCAAACGACTCCAAAAGCAGATCGAGGCTCTAAATAAATCGGCCCGACTGACAATGGTCACCGAATCGGTCGAGCCCCGTGTTATGCGAGTTCTTCCCCGCGGTAACTGGCTTGACGACAGCGGCGAGATTGTGACACCTTCGATTCCAACGTTCATGGGAAGTGTGAACGCCTCCGACGACCGGGCGACGCGTCTTGATTTGGCCAACTGGCTGGTCGATCCCGAACAAGGATCAGGCGGACTTACCGCTAGAGTGTTCGTTAACCGTCTGTGGTATCTGTTATACGGCGTCGGCTTGTCTTCTAGTCTCGGAGACTTTGGTGGGCAAGGAGAACCACCAGTACATCCCGAGTTGCTCGATCACCTTGCCATCGACTTCTATTCCCATGGATGGGATATCAAGCGAATCGTGAAACAAATGGTGATGACATCGGCTTATCAACAATCGTCTGACACAAGTCCGACAATACGCCAGGCCGATCCTTACAATCGCTTTTACACGCACCAAACACGACATCGACTGCCTGCCGAAATGATTCGCGACAATGCGTTGGCGGTCAGCGGCCTTTTAAATTTGGAATATGGCGGACCGAGCGTCAAACCTTACCAACCAGACGGTTACTATCGGCATCTCAACTTCCCACAACGCAAGTACCATCAGCACAGCGACGACCGTCAGTGGCGACGTGGGGTTTATGTGCATTGGCAGCGTCAATTTTTGCATCCTAGCTTAAAGGCATTCGACGCACCGACTCGGGAAGAATGCACGGTCGAACGTGCCCGTTCCAATACACCATTAGCCGCACTTGTGCTTCTGAACGATCCGACCTACATCGAAGCCGCGCGTCAATTCGCAACGCGCATCCTGTCGCAAGATTCGAAAACCGATGATGCCTGTCTCGATGCGGCATTTGAGCTGGCTCTTTCTCGTACGCCCGATTCGGACGAACGGGAGATCCTTCTTCAAATCCTCAACGACAATCGCGAAACTTATCGCGACGATACAGAAGCGGCTGCCAAACTATTGGAAATTGGGTTGAAGCCTACCGACAACTCGTTGGAAGTGGCCGAGCTTGCAGCGTGGACGCAAGTGGCCCGAGTCATTTTCAATCTCGACGAGTTCATCACACGAAACTAA
- a CDS encoding LamG domain-containing protein, with the protein MTDRLTLQLEREARQAMDRLRDDLLSEQEFSELENRLTSDDAFRQAYVEQSALDSEIENQLGSYPEINLKEVRHASRKWSTALAIALSVLVLLGISNLLLIDQWKVALFGDPMLKFTETELIGQGPIAIVTNRSETSDSESPLRVGDRVKPGALRLNRGDLQLEFLSGVRVQLIGPAEIHLLSEHQATLLSGQAGVVTPPNAETFSLNGPVSAVANGPSEFVCRVTNDREDIDVFRGEVMASLLGPSGDTLVNELIASSHSASFAAGKLEVIAKDFSNVDRVDVLPVDDLYLNSTDRYAELVKADNPLLYWRFEDGDLLGDRVRNHMSDRYHGQIHSSEGQSIEVAQGRIEFSKSNKSRYLGISEPIEGINARDFSVEFWVRADRMHWGTFIGLLPVEQMDPTKESHLYMIEYANQTNVVHRPATIRTLFRYPPTTYEGGINVFSPNSCTPGVWTHVVAVRTLDSIRLYCNGELQFILDDLDFDDNASYEVVLGQLDSYRPMRQFEGQIDEVAIYTKALTEQQVRRHFETIAGTPQS; encoded by the coding sequence ATGACCGACCGACTGACACTTCAACTCGAACGCGAAGCTCGCCAGGCGATGGATCGTCTTAGGGATGATCTGCTTTCGGAGCAAGAGTTCTCTGAGCTGGAAAATCGCCTCACTTCGGATGACGCCTTCCGTCAGGCTTACGTGGAGCAGTCGGCACTCGATAGCGAAATTGAAAACCAGCTCGGCTCATATCCAGAAATCAACTTGAAAGAAGTCCGTCATGCATCGCGCAAATGGAGCACCGCTTTGGCGATTGCTCTTTCAGTGCTCGTACTGCTGGGGATTTCCAACTTGCTTCTGATCGATCAATGGAAAGTTGCTCTTTTCGGCGATCCAATGCTGAAGTTCACCGAAACAGAACTGATCGGCCAAGGTCCCATCGCTATTGTCACCAATCGTAGCGAAACGTCTGACTCGGAGTCCCCGCTGAGAGTTGGCGATCGAGTCAAGCCAGGCGCGTTGCGGTTAAATCGTGGTGATCTTCAACTCGAGTTTCTCTCCGGCGTTCGCGTTCAGCTGATTGGCCCCGCCGAGATCCATCTGCTTTCCGAACATCAGGCGACATTACTTAGCGGGCAAGCAGGGGTGGTGACACCTCCCAACGCCGAGACATTTTCGCTTAACGGTCCAGTATCCGCAGTTGCGAATGGACCAAGTGAATTCGTTTGTCGGGTCACCAACGACCGCGAGGACATCGATGTCTTTCGTGGTGAAGTGATGGCTTCTTTACTGGGCCCTTCCGGAGACACACTCGTCAACGAGTTGATTGCTTCTTCCCACTCCGCTAGTTTTGCCGCAGGAAAGTTGGAAGTTATCGCGAAAGACTTTTCAAACGTAGACCGTGTCGATGTGCTGCCGGTTGACGACCTCTACCTGAATTCAACCGATCGCTACGCTGAACTTGTCAAAGCAGACAACCCGCTTCTTTATTGGCGATTTGAAGATGGTGATCTGCTTGGCGATCGCGTCCGAAACCATATGTCGGATCGATACCATGGCCAGATTCATTCTTCCGAAGGTCAATCCATCGAAGTAGCACAAGGGAGAATCGAATTCTCCAAAAGCAACAAGTCTCGCTATCTCGGAATTTCCGAACCGATCGAAGGAATCAACGCTCGCGATTTTTCCGTCGAATTTTGGGTTCGTGCGGATCGAATGCACTGGGGCACATTCATTGGATTGCTGCCTGTCGAACAGATGGATCCAACGAAGGAGAGCCATCTGTATATGATCGAATATGCGAACCAAACGAATGTTGTCCATCGACCAGCAACGATCCGTACCCTCTTTCGCTACCCACCGACGACCTATGAAGGGGGAATCAATGTATTCAGTCCGAATTCATGTACGCCTGGCGTCTGGACGCATGTCGTAGCCGTAAGAACGCTGGACTCCATTCGCTTGTACTGCAATGGCGAGCTTCAGTTCATTCTCGATGACCTCGATTTTGACGACAATGCTTCCTATGAAGTGGTACTTGGACAACTCGACTCCTACCGACCAATGCGCCAGTTCGAGGGGCAAATTGACGAAGTTGCGATCTATACGAAGGCGCTGACCGAACAACAAGTTCGTCGCCACTTCGAAACAATCGCAGGCACTCCTCAGTCCTAA
- a CDS encoding sigma-70 family RNA polymerase sigma factor has translation MAESRSEQRDPTSFVEMIVKYERPLMRYIRSLLPRIDDAEEVWQATAIVLWEKFDEFDHEREFLPWAQKFAYFESLKQRRKVARDRMVFSESAMQAIADTHAASQDKLDLRSKALLKCMESLVSGDVALLRSRYDSNTTIGELATKMNTTAKTLYRRLDRIRDKLAQCVRRRIATVEE, from the coding sequence ATGGCAGAATCTCGTTCTGAACAGCGTGACCCGACATCCTTTGTCGAAATGATCGTCAAATACGAGCGTCCCTTGATGCGCTACATCCGATCATTGCTGCCAAGAATCGACGATGCGGAAGAAGTTTGGCAGGCCACAGCGATTGTGCTTTGGGAGAAGTTCGACGAGTTCGATCACGAGCGCGAATTTCTGCCGTGGGCTCAGAAATTTGCTTATTTCGAGTCTCTGAAACAGCGTCGTAAAGTGGCTCGAGATCGCATGGTGTTTTCCGAGAGCGCCATGCAAGCGATCGCGGACACCCATGCCGCTTCACAGGACAAATTGGACCTGCGAAGCAAAGCACTTCTGAAGTGCATGGAATCGTTGGTAAGTGGTGACGTTGCGTTGCTTCGATCTCGCTACGACTCCAATACGACGATCGGCGAACTAGCAACAAAAATGAATACAACGGCGAAAACCCTTTATCGCCGATTAGATCGAATACGTGACAAGTTAGCTCAATGTGTCCGTCGCCGTATCGCTACGGTAGAAGAATAG
- a CDS encoding sulfatase-like hydrolase/transferase, with protein sequence MKNFLLTCLTAAIFACPSLGTSLFAAESKPAKPNVVILFSDDAGYNEFSLHGAELFPTPRINSIAANGIRFTNGYVSGTVCSPSRAGLLTGRYQNRFGHEFNIPPVYSETNGLPLEETTIADVMQNAGYRTIALGKWHLGYAPKFHPMERGFTDFYGFLQGARSYFPLEKPTRLNQLLRDREPVRPEKFEYMTDELAHAAAEYIADSKDQPFFMYVAFNAIHTPNHVLQSDLDQVGSDSRKAKHRAMTIALDRAVGVVLDELEKQEIADNTIVIFLNDNGGATGHDNTPLRGKKGSAWEGGIRVPFVMQWPARLPKGKVIDEPVVALDIFPTAMAAAGVSETSGKPLDGVDLIPFLTGESKTPPHKTLFWKSGSNWAVRDGNWKLVVASGGSGQPELYDLQKDPEEQENLASKYPETARSMHEMYRSWKTNFPAPTWGVKRK encoded by the coding sequence ATGAAAAATTTCTTGCTGACTTGCCTGACGGCCGCGATCTTTGCGTGCCCTAGTCTGGGAACTTCCCTTTTTGCCGCGGAGAGTAAACCTGCCAAGCCAAATGTCGTAATCCTCTTTTCCGACGATGCTGGCTACAACGAGTTTTCGCTTCATGGGGCCGAACTCTTTCCCACGCCGCGGATAAACTCGATCGCAGCCAACGGAATCCGATTCACCAACGGGTATGTTTCCGGCACCGTTTGCAGTCCTTCCCGGGCCGGTCTTTTGACGGGGCGTTATCAAAATCGGTTTGGCCACGAGTTCAACATTCCGCCGGTTTATAGCGAAACCAACGGTCTTCCGCTGGAAGAGACAACGATTGCAGATGTCATGCAAAACGCAGGGTATCGCACGATCGCTCTTGGGAAATGGCACTTGGGCTATGCTCCTAAGTTTCATCCCATGGAACGAGGCTTCACGGACTTCTATGGTTTCCTGCAAGGAGCTCGAAGCTATTTTCCGTTAGAGAAACCTACCCGTTTGAATCAGTTGCTGCGCGATCGCGAACCGGTTCGACCTGAGAAGTTTGAATACATGACCGACGAGCTCGCTCATGCCGCGGCGGAGTATATTGCTGACAGCAAAGATCAACCGTTCTTCATGTACGTTGCTTTCAACGCGATCCATACCCCGAATCATGTCCTTCAATCAGATTTGGACCAGGTCGGCAGCGATTCGCGAAAAGCCAAGCATCGAGCGATGACCATTGCGTTGGATCGAGCCGTGGGCGTTGTGCTGGATGAACTCGAGAAACAAGAGATCGCCGACAATACCATCGTTATTTTTCTGAATGACAACGGCGGAGCGACCGGGCATGACAACACGCCGCTGCGAGGCAAAAAGGGCTCGGCATGGGAAGGAGGGATTCGCGTTCCCTTTGTTATGCAATGGCCAGCTCGATTGCCCAAAGGCAAAGTGATTGACGAGCCTGTGGTGGCGCTCGATATCTTTCCGACAGCAATGGCTGCGGCTGGCGTTTCTGAGACGAGTGGCAAGCCGCTCGACGGCGTCGACCTGATTCCGTTTCTTACCGGGGAATCGAAGACGCCTCCACACAAGACGCTGTTTTGGAAAAGCGGATCGAATTGGGCCGTTCGAGATGGCAATTGGAAGTTGGTCGTCGCATCCGGCGGTTCCGGCCAACCGGAGCTTTATGACCTGCAGAAAGATCCCGAAGAGCAAGAAAACCTTGCGTCAAAGTACCCAGAAACTGCACGAAGTATGCATGAAATGTACAGGTCCTGGAAGACAAATTTCCCGGCTCCAACGTGGGGTGTTAAGCGAAAATAG
- a CDS encoding FecR family protein, producing the protein MKNLSEFVNLCNTVLEGNATAAQLEQLRELLHRDEAYRHAYQEQVKVHAYLTWQHGRASINEPIVTPPISTSPAKPRNWAAPMLGLALSLLIVVGGITTWWQWNLARVPLVVISSTDPTYVKGARVFLDSVHLRQGTFRFRLDSGAEVEAVGPVDFELLSDMHLRIVQGSVTVDVGDDAIGFQVDTAEANIVDLGTRFGVSVSDAGQTDVVVFEGEVDVHPPSAKPQPKDRIANLKEGEAIRIDKSSVPKRLTSVVIRGDWNEVLEGSNHPSPVIVDLTDNGVHKQENRCYSVRAGGLRPSTRSYVGLGRPKWEPMPGQAFPEDMLGADVVLMYSRDRFYPQLEYYLHVSAPSRIFVWHDSRLATPDWLTDEFQKTDMKLRSSPWHTSNDIVSDLDNFDSDEVFVEYEVWQRDVPAGIVTLGGNHNRSRSWRFAMYGIAAKALD; encoded by the coding sequence ATGAAAAACCTTTCTGAATTTGTCAATCTGTGCAACACGGTCCTCGAAGGCAACGCAACAGCTGCGCAATTAGAGCAACTGCGAGAGCTTCTTCATCGAGACGAAGCCTACCGTCACGCTTACCAGGAACAAGTCAAAGTCCACGCCTACCTGACATGGCAACATGGACGTGCTTCGATCAACGAGCCGATTGTCACGCCCCCAATCTCCACTTCGCCAGCGAAGCCTCGTAACTGGGCCGCACCGATGCTCGGCCTGGCGTTGTCGCTGCTGATCGTCGTCGGGGGCATAACGACTTGGTGGCAATGGAATCTTGCTCGCGTTCCTCTCGTTGTGATCTCTTCAACCGATCCAACCTATGTCAAAGGCGCTAGAGTCTTTTTGGATTCGGTTCATCTACGACAAGGAACGTTCCGATTTCGTCTCGATTCAGGGGCGGAAGTCGAAGCGGTTGGCCCGGTCGACTTCGAGTTACTAAGCGATATGCATCTGCGGATTGTCCAAGGGAGTGTCACCGTGGATGTCGGAGACGACGCCATTGGCTTTCAAGTCGACACGGCAGAAGCCAATATCGTCGACCTTGGTACTCGGTTCGGCGTTTCGGTCTCTGACGCAGGGCAAACCGATGTGGTGGTGTTTGAAGGTGAAGTCGATGTTCATCCCCCCTCGGCGAAACCACAACCCAAAGACCGAATTGCCAACTTGAAGGAAGGGGAGGCGATCCGAATTGACAAGTCGAGCGTTCCAAAGCGGTTGACAAGTGTCGTGATTCGGGGCGACTGGAACGAGGTTCTGGAAGGGAGCAACCATCCTTCGCCTGTGATTGTTGATCTGACCGATAACGGCGTGCATAAGCAAGAGAATCGATGCTACAGCGTTCGGGCTGGCGGGCTCCGTCCCTCGACTCGAAGTTACGTAGGACTGGGACGACCGAAATGGGAGCCGATGCCCGGCCAGGCGTTTCCCGAAGATATGCTGGGAGCGGACGTGGTCCTGATGTATTCCCGCGATCGCTTCTATCCTCAGTTAGAGTACTATTTGCACGTCTCGGCACCGAGCCGCATTTTTGTCTGGCACGACAGTCGTCTTGCTACGCCAGATTGGCTGACCGACGAGTTCCAAAAGACCGACATGAAACTTCGCAGCAGCCCCTGGCACACCTCCAACGATATCGTCTCGGACTTGGACAATTTCGATTCGGACGAAGTCTTTGTGGAATACGAAGTCTGGCAACGTGATGTGCCTGCCGGCATCGTGACGCTGGGCGGAAATCACAACCGATCTCGAAGTTGGCGCTTCGCCATGTATGGCATCGCCGCCAAAGCACTCGACTAA
- a CDS encoding sigma-70 family RNA polymerase sigma factor — protein sequence MDAPSGSQSNSTGLSPDFAQHLIASQSALYAFIASLMGGVSEANDVLQETNLKLCNKAADYDPTQPFLRWAYVFARFEVMAWRKRQARSRLVLDDELVAVIASDWEGNAQDAAQQITALEGCLEKLPKKQRDLLDARYGRGEAVQDIAARQCRTENAMSALFYRVRKSLADCIELALRREAYE from the coding sequence ATGGACGCTCCCTCAGGCTCTCAATCCAATTCGACAGGGCTTTCGCCCGATTTCGCTCAGCACCTGATCGCTAGTCAGAGTGCCCTTTATGCGTTTATTGCCTCGTTGATGGGTGGGGTTTCCGAGGCCAACGACGTCCTGCAGGAAACCAATTTGAAACTTTGTAACAAAGCTGCTGACTACGATCCGACGCAGCCATTCCTACGATGGGCCTACGTCTTTGCCCGATTCGAGGTAATGGCCTGGAGGAAACGCCAGGCTCGATCTCGCTTGGTTCTCGACGACGAATTGGTCGCGGTAATTGCGTCCGACTGGGAAGGCAATGCCCAAGATGCGGCCCAGCAAATTACGGCATTGGAAGGCTGTTTGGAGAAACTACCGAAGAAGCAGCGAGATCTTCTCGACGCTCGTTACGGCCGCGGCGAGGCGGTTCAAGATATCGCCGCTCGGCAATGTCGCACCGAAAATGCCATGTCTGCGTTGTTCTACCGCGTTCGCAAGTCGCTCGCGGACTGTATTGAATTGGCACTCCGCCGGGAGGCCTACGAATGA